The Nitratidesulfovibrio sp. SRB-5 genome includes a window with the following:
- the hcp gene encoding hydroxylamine reductase codes for MFCFQCQETAKNTGCTVKGMCGKPEETANLQDLLIFVLRGIAIYGEKLKELGQPDRSNDDFVLQGLFATITNANWDDARFEAMISEGLARRDKLRNAFLAVYKAKNGKDFSEPLPEAATWTGDSTAFAEKAKSVGILATENEDVRSLRELLIIGLKGVAAYAEHAAVLGFRKTEIDEFMLEALASTTKDLSVDEMVALVMKAGGMAVTTMALLDEANTTTYGNPEITQVNIGVGKNPGILISGHDLKDMAELLKQTEGTGVDVYTHGEMLPANYYPAFKKYPHFVGNYGGSWWQQNPEFESFNGPILLTTNCLVPLKKENTYLDRLYTTGVVGYEGAKHIADRPAGGAKDFSALIAQAKKCPPPVEIETGSIVGGFAHHQVLALADKVVEAVKSGAIKRFVVMAGCDGRQKSRSYYTEVAENLPKDTVILTAGCAKYRYNKLNLGDIGGIPRVLDAGQCNDSYSLAVIALKLKEVFGLDDINDLPVSYDIAWYEQKAVAVLLALLFLGVKGIRLGPTLPAFLSPNVAKVLVENFNIKPIGTVQDDIAAMMAGK; via the coding sequence ATGTTTTGCTTCCAGTGTCAGGAAACAGCGAAGAATACGGGATGCACGGTCAAAGGTATGTGCGGCAAGCCGGAAGAAACCGCCAATTTGCAGGATCTGCTCATTTTTGTGCTGCGTGGCATCGCCATTTATGGCGAAAAATTAAAGGAGTTGGGACAGCCGGACCGCTCTAATGACGACTTCGTGCTCCAGGGATTATTTGCGACCATCACCAATGCTAACTGGGATGATGCCCGATTTGAGGCTATGATATCGGAAGGCTTGGCTCGGCGTGACAAGTTGAGAAATGCTTTTCTGGCTGTTTACAAGGCAAAAAATGGCAAAGATTTCAGCGAGCCGTTGCCCGAAGCCGCGACTTGGACTGGGGACTCTACCGCTTTTGCTGAAAAGGCCAAGAGCGTAGGCATTCTGGCAACTGAGAACGAAGATGTGCGTTCTTTGCGCGAACTGCTCATAATCGGTCTGAAAGGTGTCGCGGCCTATGCCGAGCACGCTGCTGTACTGGGCTTTCGCAAGACCGAAATCGACGAATTCATGCTTGAGGCCCTGGCTTCAACGACCAAGGATTTGTCCGTGGATGAAATGGTCGCGCTGGTCATGAAGGCCGGCGGCATGGCCGTAACCACCATGGCCCTGCTGGACGAGGCCAACACCACTACCTACGGCAACCCGGAAATCACCCAGGTCAACATCGGCGTGGGCAAGAACCCCGGCATCCTCATCAGCGGCCATGACCTGAAGGATATGGCCGAGTTGCTGAAGCAGACCGAGGGCACAGGCGTGGACGTTTACACCCACGGCGAAATGCTTCCCGCCAACTATTATCCGGCGTTCAAGAAGTACCCGCATTTCGTGGGGAACTACGGCGGTTCCTGGTGGCAGCAGAATCCCGAATTCGAGTCCTTCAACGGCCCCATCCTGCTGACCACAAACTGTCTGGTGCCGCTCAAAAAAGAGAACACCTATCTGGACCGTCTCTACACCACTGGCGTGGTTGGGTATGAAGGGGCCAAGCACATCGCTGACCGGCCTGCGGGAGGAGCCAAGGATTTCTCGGCGCTGATCGCACAGGCCAAGAAATGTCCTCCGCCCGTTGAGATCGAGACTGGTAGCATCGTCGGCGGTTTCGCCCATCATCAGGTACTAGCCTTGGCCGACAAGGTGGTTGAGGCTGTCAAGTCCGGCGCGATCAAGCGCTTTGTGGTCATGGCCGGGTGTGACGGTCGGCAGAAGTCTCGTTCCTATTACACTGAAGTGGCCGAAAATTTGCCCAAGGACACCGTGATCTTGACGGCCGGTTGCGCCAAGTACCGCTATAACAAACTGAATCTCGGTGACATCGGTGGCATTCCACGTGTGCTGGACGCAGGGCAGTGCAACGATTCCTATTCCCTGGCCGTCATTGCTCTGAAACTCAAAGAAGTCTTCGGCCTGGATGACATCAACGATCTGCCCGTATCTTACGATATCGCCTGGTACGAGCAGAAGGCCGTGGCCGTGCTTCTGGCCCTCCTATTCTTAGGTGTGAAGGGAATCCGCCTCGGACCCACGCTTCCGGCATTCCTGTCCCCGAACGTGGCCAAGGTACTGGTTGAAAATTTCAACATCAAACCAATCGGAACAGTGCAGGATGACATCGCGGCCATGATGGCGGGTAAATAG